In Sideroxyarcus emersonii, one DNA window encodes the following:
- the rnpA gene encoding ribonuclease P protein component: MIQKAVQTFPRRFRLSRREGFTRILQQRARTNSWFAVHSEANSIGHARLGMSVSKRLLPAATQRNFVKRMIRECFRIHARQGAASDIVIRLRKPLDSKDISVARFTLAETLKTVLAAK, encoded by the coding sequence GTGATACAGAAAGCAGTCCAGACTTTTCCCCGGCGCTTTCGCCTTTCGCGTCGGGAAGGTTTTACCCGGATACTGCAACAAAGGGCACGAACCAATTCATGGTTTGCTGTTCATAGCGAAGCAAACTCAATTGGACATGCCCGCCTCGGCATGTCAGTCAGTAAGCGATTGTTGCCTGCTGCAACGCAGCGAAATTTTGTTAAGCGTATGATTAGAGAGTGTTTTCGTATTCATGCGCGGCAAGGGGCTGCCAGCGACATAGTGATAAGGCTACGCAAGCCGCTGGATAGCAAAGATATTTCGGTAGCAAGATTTACCCTGGCAGAAACTCTCAAAACGGTGCTGGCGGCAAAATGA
- the rpmH gene encoding 50S ribosomal protein L34, whose product MKRTYQPSVTKRKRTHGFLVRMKTKGGRAVIAARRARGRARLGV is encoded by the coding sequence ATGAAACGCACTTATCAACCTTCCGTCACCAAAAGAAAACGTACTCACGGCTTTCTGGTTCGCATGAAAACCAAAGGTGGGCGCGCTGTTATAGCAGCACGCCGCGCACGTGGGCGTGCACGACTCGGCGTGTGA